A window from Fragaria vesca subsp. vesca linkage group LG5, FraVesHawaii_1.0, whole genome shotgun sequence encodes these proteins:
- the LOC101304198 gene encoding phospholipase A1-IIgamma-like, with translation MGSIATRWKALSGQDEWEGLLNPLDIDLRRYIIHYGERAGAIAVVNEPKSKNYRLPRYAKENLFSNMGLESGNPYKYMVNKYLYAAHMTFSLQKSNFLGYVAVTTDEGAKVLGRRDILISWRGTQLVHEWDVDKETDLVSASHILGEENDPLVHQGWLSYYTNIDLLSPHNQLSSCRDQAVAALKEILDEYKDEEISITITGHSMGAAMAILNAADIVHNGYNKLACQPNKLIPVTAIVFACPRLGNKGFENVFSGLENLHVLRITNDQDIVPNLPDLEDYAHVGKELRIDTLKSPFLKVIPDTLVTERIGNLHNLEVYLHGVAGTQGVKSSGFKMEVDRDLALVNKHIDGLKDEHNVVAQWWTEKNKSMIQKDDGSWVLDDHEEDATICLV, from the exons ATGGGTAGCATAGCAACAAGGTGGAAGGCTCTGAGCGGCCAGGACGAGTGGGAGGGTCTATTAAACCCTCTCGACATCGATCTCCGCCGCTATATCATTCACTACGGGGAAAGGGCTGGAGCGATAGCCGTGGTGAACGAGCCAAAATCGAAGAACTACAGACTTCCACGATACGCGAAGGAAAATTTGTTCTCAAATATGGGATTGGAGAGTGGCAATCCATACAAGTACATGGTGAATAAATATTTGTATGCAGCCCATATGACATTTTCGTTACAGAAATCAAACTTTCTGGGTTATGTTGCGGTGACAACAGATGAAGGAGCCAAAGTGTTGGGGAGGAGGGATATTTTGATTTCTTGGAGAGGAACCCAATTGGTACATGAGTGGGATGTCGACAAGGAGACCGATTTAGTCTCAGCTTCTCACATTCTGGGAGAGGAGAATGATCCTCTGGTGCACCAGGGTTGGCTTTCCTATTACACTAATATTGACCTTCTGTCCCCGCACAATCAACTTTCTAGTTGCAGAGATCAG GCTGTAGCTGCACTTAAAGAAATACTAGATGAATACAAGGATGAAGAAATCAGCATTACCATCACTGGTCACAGCATGGGTGCTGCCATGGCAATTTTAAACGCAGCCGATATTGTTCATAACGGATACAATAAACTGGCATGTCAACCAAACAAGCTCATTCCTGTCACAGCCATTGTGTTTGCTTGCCCCCGTCTCGGAAACAAGGGTTTCGAAAATGTATTTTCCGGTCTCGAAAATCTTCACGTCTTGCGTATAACAAATGACCAAGATATAGTCCCTAACTTACCAGATCTGGAGGATTATGCTCATGTTGGAAAAGAGTTGAGAATCGACACTCTCAAGTCGCCGTTCTTGAAAGTAATTCCTGATACTCTTGTCACAGAAAGAATTGGTAATTTGCACAACCTGGAGGTTTACTTGCATGGAGTTGCAGGGACACAAGGAGTCAAAAGTTCTGGTTTCAAGATGGAAGTTGATCGTGATCTCGCGCTGGTAAACAAGCATATTGATGGGTTGAAGGATGAACATAATGTAGTTGCTCAGTGGTGGACGGAGAAGAATAAGTCTATGATCCAAAAGGATGATGGATCTTGGGTGTTGGATGATCACGAGGAAGATGCGACTATATGTTTAGTCTAG